A section of the Citrus sinensis cultivar Valencia sweet orange chromosome 8, DVS_A1.0, whole genome shotgun sequence genome encodes:
- the LOC127899334 gene encoding uncharacterized protein LOC127899334, whose product MKRCIGISDLELLGYRRGDKNTKFFHAKENSRRQRNLIDGILDEFNTWKEEPAEIQSEFLNYFSDEVECAHLKRLLDKYSAASGQQMVANYWWSHSSSSKGFQWLQWRLLCQPKSEGGMGFRDLIAFNQALLAKQCWRIVLQPFSLVAKVLKARYFPNSDFLESKLTNNSSYILRSLLWGRKILKIGSRWRVGEGKDILVYYHNWIPRPYTFRPASPHTLPSDTTVATLLKENGGWNEELIRTHFFPVDTAAILKIPVPTVPLRDELLWHFNQSGVYSVKSGYQRYHAGVEDGYHSLVACKFPRKVWKLKPYFSWFASSAHMPFSCFAKKGAEIMSKEEFVLFVVVAWSIWKSRNKALNGNSREDCHQVFNRVVTLLESNKAGLPNQTLALQIVPNQLDTWHPPDPPWYKLNTDAAVDMEGGFARLGSIIINYQGEVMVAATSKKPCLGDVEIAEAYTILEGIKLAADVALSPLLVESDSKNVTNFILKGHSSRGELDWIISEIGAFTRQKNNQYKVAYTPRSCNLMAHELAKMSMSVRNLKCGLKRSRQRLKTYCNCFVLVE is encoded by the exons ATGAAGAGATGTATTGGAATCAGCGATCTAGAATTGCTTGGCTACAGGCGGGGGGACAAGAATACGAAATTCTTTCATGcgaaagaaaattcaagaaggCAGCGAAATTTGATTGACGGGATCCTGGATGAGTTTAACACATGGAAGGAGGAGCCTGCAGAGATTCAGTCTGAATTCCTAAATTACTTTTCGG ATGAAGTAGAGTGTGCTCATTTGAAGAGACTCCTTGATAAATATTCTGCGGCATCTGGTCAG CAAATGGTGGCAAATTATTGGTGGAGCCATTCCTCCTCGTCAAAGGGTTTTCAATGGCTCCAGTGGAGGTTACTTTGCCAACCAAAAAGCGAAGGCGGAATGGGTTTTCGGGATCTTATCGCCTTTAACCAAGCTCTCTTGGCCAAGCAGTGCTGGAGGAttgttcttcaaccattttcATTGGTGGCCAAAGTGTTAAAAGCAAGGTATTTTCCTAACTCTGATTTTCTTGAGAGCAAGCTCACCAATAATTCGTCGTATATTTTGAGAAGCCTGCTTTGGGGCAGGAAGATACTTAAGATCGGTTCACGATGGCGAGTTGGTGAAGGGAAGGATATTCTTGTATACTATCATAACTGGATCCCCCGACCCTACACTTTCAGACCCGCCTCTCCTCACACTCTGCCTTCAGACACTACTGTGGCCACATTGTTAAAGGAAAATGGAGGTTGGAACGAAGAGCTCATTCGAACACATTTTTTCCCAGTTGATACTGCTGCAATCCTGAAGATTCCAGTGCCTACTGTGCCCCTGCGAGATGAGTTACTATGGCATTTCAACCAAAGTGGTGTTTATTCGGTGAAGAGTGGGTATCAG CGTTATCATGCTGGTGTGGAAGATGGCTATCATAGCCTTGTTGCTTGTAAATTTCCAAGGAAGGTCTGGAAACTCAAGCCCTATTTCTCTTGGTTTGCTAGTTCAGCCCATATGCCATTCTCATGTTTTGCCAAAAAAGGGGCTGAAATTATGTCAAAGGAGGAGTTTGTGTTGTTTGTGGTAGTGGCCTGGTCAATTTGGAAATCTCGAAATAAGGCTTTAAACGGGAATTCCAGAGAGGATTGCCATCAAGTTTTCAATCGGGTTGTAACTTTGTTGGAATCTAACAAAGCCGGGCTACCCAATCAAACATTGGCTCTCCAAATAGTCCCTAATCAGCTTGATACTTGGCACCCTCCAGATCCTCCTTGGTATAAGCTTAACACTGATGCAGCTGTGGACATGGAAGGCGGTTTTGCTAGACTCGGGAGCATTATCATAAATTATCAAGGAGAAGTAATGGTTGCTGCAACATCCAAGAAGCCTTGCCTAGGAGATGTGGAAATTGCTGAAGCCTACACGATTTTAGAGGGAATAAAGCTGGCTGCAGATGTTGCTCTCTCTCCTTTACTTGTAGAGTCGGATTCAAAGAATGTTACCAACTTTATTCTCAAGGGTCACTCTAGCAGAGGAGAGTTGGATTGGATAATTAGTGAGATTGGAGCTTTtacaagacaaaaaaataatcaatataaGGTGGCTTATACTCCTAGGTCATGTAACTTAATGGCGCATGAATTAGCGAAAATGTCCATGTCAGTTCGGAACCTCAAGTGTGGATTGAAGAGGTCCCGACAGAGATTGAAAACTTATTGTAATTGTTTTGTTCTAGTGGAATGA